Proteins from a genomic interval of Amphiura filiformis chromosome 9, Afil_fr2py, whole genome shotgun sequence:
- the LOC140160664 gene encoding ras-related protein Rab-9A-like: protein MSSNRTALLKVVILGDGGVGKSSLMNRFISNKFDSQSFHTIGVEFLNKDIVVDGETYTMQIWDTAGQERFKSLRTPFYRGSDCCMLTYAVDDMQSFRNLSMWKKEFLYYADVTDPDNFPFVVLGNKVDVDDDARQVSDEDAKEWCLANGAVPYYETSAKTAVRVNEAFMAVVQSVIALDRAQDSRGTCSYNSTEQTINLNKKPSNNPDTSCCGKIM, encoded by the coding sequence ATGTCATCAAACAGAACTGCACTCCTTAAAGTTGTGATCCTTGGTGATGGAGGTGTGGGGAAAAGCTCCCTCATGAACCGCTTTATTAGTAACAAATTTGACAGTCAGTCGTTCCATACTATAGGCGTTGAATTCTTGAACAAAGACATCGTCGTTGATGGCGAAACATACACAATGCAGATATGGGACACGGCAGGCCAAGAACGATTCAAAAGTCTACGCACTCCGTTTTATCGAGGCTCAGATTGCTGCATGCTGACATACGCTGTTGATGACATGCAAAGTTTTAGAAACTTatcaatgtggaaaaaagaattTCTGTATTACGCAGATGTAACAGACCCTGACAACTTTCCATTTGTTGTGTTAGGTAATAAGGTGGATGTGGATGATGATGCGAGGCAAGTGTCAGACGAAGATGCAAAGGAATGGTGTCTTGCAAATGGTGCGGTGCCGTATTATGAAACAAGTGCAAAAACGGCTGTCCGAGTCAACGAGGCTTTCATGGCGGTTGTTCAAAGTGTGATAGCATTGGATAGAGCGCAGGATAGTAGAGGCACTTGTAGTTACAATAGCACTGAACAAACTATCAACTTGAACAAGAAACCTAGCAACAATCCAGATACATCTTGCTGCGGCAAGATCATGTGA